The Fusobacterium sp. genome contains a region encoding:
- a CDS encoding 2-hydroxyacid dehydrogenase, which yields MKVIFYGVRDVEVPIFEAVNKKFGYDVTLIPEYLTDEATARKALGYDAVVLRGNCFATKEILDIYKEMGVQYVMTRTVGVNHIDVPYAKELGFKTAYVPFYSPNAIAELALSLAMGLLRNVVYTVNRTKERNFIVDKQMFSKEVRNCTVGVVGLGRIGMTAARLFKGLGANVIGYDLFPKTGVEDIVTQVSMDELLEKSDIITLHAPYIKENGRVITKETLAKMKDGVILINTGRGELVDTAALVEALESGKVSGAGIDTLDNEVSIFFKDFGSNKLEDPYFEKLVEMYPKVLITPHVGSYTDEAALNMIETTFDNIKEYLETGDCKNKIK from the coding sequence ATGAAAGTGATTTTTTATGGAGTTCGTGATGTAGAGGTACCTATTTTTGAAGCTGTGAATAAAAAATTTGGTTATGATGTAACTTTGATACCAGAATATCTGACTGATGAAGCTACAGCAAGAAAAGCTCTTGGATATGATGCTGTAGTATTAAGAGGAAACTGTTTTGCTACAAAGGAAATATTAGATATCTATAAAGAAATGGGAGTACAATATGTTATGACAAGAACTGTTGGAGTAAATCATATTGATGTTCCTTATGCAAAAGAGTTAGGATTTAAAACTGCTTATGTTCCTTTTTATTCTCCAAATGCTATTGCAGAGTTGGCACTAAGTTTAGCAATGGGTTTATTAAGAAATGTAGTTTATACTGTAAATAGAACAAAAGAAAGAAACTTTATTGTAGATAAACAAATGTTCTCAAAAGAAGTAAGAAATTGCACTGTAGGGGTTGTTGGATTAGGGAGAATTGGAATGACAGCTGCAAGACTTTTTAAAGGATTGGGAGCAAATGTGATAGGATATGATCTATTTCCTAAAACTGGAGTGGAAGATATTGTAACACAGGTTTCTATGGATGAGTTATTAGAAAAATCTGATATTATTACTTTGCATGCTCCTTATATCAAAGAAAATGGAAGAGTAATCACAAAAGAAACTTTAGCAAAAATGAAAGATGGAGTTATCTTAATTAACACAGGAAGAGGAGAATTAGTTGATACTGCTGCTTTAGTGGAAGCTTTAGAAAGTGGGAAAGTATCTGGAGCAGGTATTGATACTTTGGATAATGAAGTATCTATTTTCTTTAAAGATTTTGGAAGCAACAAATTAGAAGATCCATACTTTGAAAAATTAGTAGAAATGTATCCAAAAGTTTTGATTACTCCACATGTAGGATCTTATACTGATGAAGCTGCTTTAAATATGATAGAGACAACATTTGATAATATAAAAGAATATCTGGAAACTGGGGATTGTAAAAATAAAATAAAATAA
- a CDS encoding Glu/Leu/Phe/Val dehydrogenase encodes MVKETLNPLLSAQAQVKKACDALGADPAVYELLKEPQRIIEISIPVKMDDGSLKTFKGYRSAHNDAVGPFKGGIRFHQNVNADEVKALSMWMSIKCQVTGIPYGGGKGGITVDPSELSQRELEQLSRGWVRGMFRYLGEKMDIPAPDVNTNGQIIAWMQDEYNKLAGEQTIGVFTGKPLSYGGSAGRNEATGFGVAVTMRETFKALGKDLAKATVAVQGFGNVGKFSAKNVIKLGGKVVAVAEFEKGKGAFAIYKAEGFTFEELEAAKTEGSLTKVADSKEITMEEFWALDVDAIAPCALENAITAKEAELIKALLICEGANGPVTPEADEILYKKGIIVTPDILTNAGGVTVSYFEWVQNLYGYYWTEAEVEEKEERAMVDAFKPIWELKVEKNVSFRQATYMKSIKKIAEAMKVRGWY; translated from the coding sequence ATGGTAAAAGAAACTTTAAACCCACTATTGAGCGCTCAAGCACAAGTAAAAAAAGCATGTGATGCTTTAGGTGCTGATCCAGCTGTATATGAATTATTAAAAGAACCTCAAAGAATTATTGAGATTTCTATTCCAGTAAAAATGGATGATGGTTCTCTCAAAACATTTAAAGGATACAGATCAGCTCATAATGATGCAGTAGGACCTTTCAAAGGAGGAATCCGTTTCCATCAAAATGTAAATGCTGATGAAGTAAAAGCTCTTTCTATGTGGATGAGTATTAAATGTCAAGTAACTGGAATCCCTTATGGTGGAGGTAAAGGAGGAATTACTGTTGATCCTTCTGAATTATCTCAAAGAGAACTAGAACAGCTTTCTAGAGGATGGGTACGTGGAATGTTCCGTTACTTGGGAGAAAAAATGGATATTCCTGCTCCAGATGTTAATACAAATGGACAAATCATAGCATGGATGCAAGATGAATACAATAAATTAGCTGGAGAACAAACAATTGGAGTATTCACTGGTAAGCCTCTAAGTTATGGTGGATCTGCAGGAAGAAATGAAGCTACTGGATTTGGTGTTGCAGTAACTATGAGAGAAACTTTTAAGGCATTAGGAAAAGATCTTGCTAAAGCAACTGTAGCTGTTCAAGGATTTGGAAATGTTGGAAAGTTCAGTGCAAAAAATGTTATAAAATTAGGGGGAAAAGTAGTAGCAGTTGCTGAATTTGAAAAAGGAAAGGGAGCTTTTGCAATATACAAAGCAGAAGGTTTCACTTTTGAAGAATTAGAAGCTGCAAAAACTGAAGGAAGCTTAACAAAAGTTGCTGATTCTAAAGAAATTACTATGGAGGAATTCTGGGCATTAGATGTTGATGCTATTGCTCCATGTGCTTTGGAAAATGCAATCACTGCTAAAGAAGCTGAGTTGATTAAGGCTCTATTAATATGCGAAGGAGCTAATGGACCAGTTACTCCAGAAGCTGATGAAATTCTTTATAAAAAAGGTATCATAGTTACTCCAGATATTTTAACAAATGCTGGAGGAGTTACAGTATCTTACTTTGAATGGGTACAAAATCTATATGGATATTATTGGACAGAAGCAGAAGTAGAAGAAAAAGAAGAAAGAGCTATGGTAGATGCTTTCAAACCAATTTGGGAATTGAAAGTTGAGAAGAATGTTTCTTTCAGACAAGCTACTTATATGAAATCTATTAAGAAAATCGCAGAAGCTATGAAAGTTAGAGGATGGTACTAA
- a CDS encoding GNAT family N-acetyltransferase — MNEQLICLKEINEENYNDCIALDVNEKQRAFVASNIYSIAQAYIYRDTVKLFCIYVGDTLIGFTMFNLEKEKDEYWICRFMIDKNYQRMGYGKKAIIKIVEFLKKERTENIKISFEPENILAMKLYSACGFKETGEVDEDGEIIMEIKIK, encoded by the coding sequence ATGAATGAACAGTTAATCTGTTTGAAAGAAATTAATGAGGAGAATTATAATGATTGTATAGCATTAGATGTCAATGAGAAACAGAGAGCTTTTGTTGCTTCAAATATCTATTCTATAGCCCAAGCATATATTTACAGAGATACAGTTAAACTATTTTGTATATATGTTGGTGATACTCTTATAGGTTTTACTATGTTTAATTTGGAGAAAGAAAAAGATGAATATTGGATATGCCGTTTTATGATAGATAAAAATTATCAGAGGATGGGATATGGAAAGAAAGCTATAATAAAAATAGTGGAGTTTTTAAAAAAAGAAAGAACAGAAAATATAAAAATATCTTTTGAACCAGAAAATATTCTAGCTATGAAATTGTATTCTGCCTGTGGATTTAAAGAAACAGGAGAGGTAGATGAAGATGGAGAAATTATAATGGAAATAAAAATTAAATAG
- a CDS encoding Na+/H+ antiporter NhaC family protein: MEYGILSVIPPLVAIILALVTKQTVFSLFLGLWIGTTIISDWNPIVGFPKMISDFFIPLIGNSWNAGMIMLIVSCGGFVYLIKVSGAAKAFGDYASKRVKSRKGAQLTAYFAAFAFIFTEPTLTLGAIMRPITERLRISRVKLAYICDVMGCPFATLSPITSYSTYAIGLIATQFALLGITDNPWTTYLKAIPYNFYAMFGMLALFFIIIFNLDIGPMYKAEKRAIETGELIGENDNPMGKYDLDENALFKDSNITLASFIVPLLALFATLIAMILWTGKAGENGIGGAFVNSNISLSITTGFLVASIAAGIMGAKAKIFKYADIVPMFCKGVALNSDIPIILVLAWSIGSLTGVMDLKGYLINIVAHYNIAAGLMPAFLFVVGAFVGFSTGSSWGVWAIIMPISLPIAHTFGVPMELMIGASLSGGVFGDHCSPISDTTILASTAAGSDHVEHVKTQLPYSMTVGISSIIGFLVGGLVSPILGLIVTAISIVTALFIFSRIAEKRNGKILGGVQ, encoded by the coding sequence ATGGAATATGGAATTTTATCTGTCATTCCACCGCTGGTAGCTATTATACTGGCTCTGGTGACAAAACAAACAGTTTTTTCACTTTTCTTAGGACTTTGGATTGGAACAACTATTATCTCTGACTGGAATCCAATAGTTGGATTCCCAAAAATGATTTCAGATTTCTTCATTCCACTTATTGGGAACAGCTGGAATGCAGGAATGATAATGCTTATTGTGTCTTGTGGAGGATTTGTATATTTGATAAAAGTTTCTGGAGCAGCAAAAGCATTTGGGGATTATGCTTCTAAGAGAGTAAAATCAAGAAAGGGTGCTCAGCTTACAGCTTACTTTGCAGCATTTGCTTTCATTTTTACAGAACCTACTCTCACACTTGGGGCTATTATGAGACCAATAACTGAGAGACTTAGAATATCTAGAGTTAAACTTGCATATATTTGTGATGTTATGGGGTGTCCTTTTGCAACTCTTTCTCCTATCACAAGTTACAGTACTTATGCAATTGGGCTTATAGCTACACAATTTGCTTTATTAGGTATAACTGACAATCCATGGACTACATATTTGAAAGCTATACCATATAATTTCTATGCAATGTTTGGTATGCTTGCTCTGTTCTTCATCATCATATTTAATCTGGATATTGGTCCTATGTATAAAGCTGAAAAAAGAGCAATTGAAACTGGTGAACTTATAGGTGAAAATGATAATCCAATGGGAAAATATGATTTAGATGAAAATGCTTTATTTAAAGATTCAAATATAACATTAGCTAGTTTTATTGTTCCACTTCTTGCATTATTTGCTACATTGATAGCTATGATATTATGGACTGGAAAAGCTGGAGAAAATGGTATAGGAGGAGCTTTTGTTAATTCTAATATATCTCTTTCTATCACTACTGGATTTTTAGTTGCTTCAATAGCTGCTGGAATAATGGGTGCAAAGGCTAAAATATTTAAATATGCTGATATTGTTCCTATGTTCTGTAAAGGAGTAGCTTTAAACTCTGATATTCCAATCATATTAGTATTAGCATGGTCTATTGGTTCATTGACAGGGGTTATGGACCTTAAAGGATATTTAATAAATATAGTTGCACACTACAATATAGCTGCTGGTCTTATGCCTGCATTCCTCTTTGTAGTTGGTGCTTTTGTTGGTTTCTCAACTGGAAGTTCTTGGGGAGTATGGGCTATAATCATGCCGATATCTCTTCCAATAGCACACACATTTGGAGTACCAATGGAACTTATGATAGGGGCTTCTTTGAGTGGGGGAGTATTTGGAGATCACTGTTCTCCTATATCTGATACTACTATTCTCGCATCTACAGCAGCTGGTTCTGACCATGTAGAACATGTAAAAACACAGCTTCCTTACAGTATGACTGTTGGAATATCTTCAATCATAGGTTTTCTGGTAGGTGGACTTGTTTCTCCAATACTAGGACTTATAGTTACAGCAATATCAATAGTAACAGCTCTCTTCATATTTTCTAGAATAGCTGAGAAGAGAAATGGTAAAATTTTAGGAGGAGTACAATGA